One window of Quercus robur chromosome 5, dhQueRobu3.1, whole genome shotgun sequence genomic DNA carries:
- the LOC126726573 gene encoding putative ALA-interacting subunit 2 encodes MEHGTRSDQPSCPTRMSLWRKEAINKFTQQNLPACKPVLTPAWVILTFLLIGTIFIPIGLVSLHASRSVVEIVDRYDIDCVPEQFKSNKLGYIKDSSYPKNCSRTLKVNRYMKAPIYIYYQLDNYYQNHRRYVKSRSDQQLLHGLGSNKTSLCKPEQSNNGLPIVPCGLVAWSLFNDTYKFIRGKSELNVNRKNIAWKSDRDHKFGKHVYPFNFQNGTLIGGGKLNSSVPLSDQEDLIVWMRTAALPSFRKLYGRIEENLHANDVIVVNLMNNYNTYSFGGKKKLVLSTSSWLGGKNDFPGFAYIFVGSYCIVIAIIFMLLHVKYSRFQV; translated from the exons ATGGAGCATGGGACTAGATCAGATCAACCTAGTTGTCCTACTCGAATGTCTTTATGGAGAAAAGAAG CTATTAATAAGTTTACACAGCAGAATCTTCCGGCTTGTAAACCTGTACTAACACCAGCATGG GTCATTTTGACATTTCTATTGATCGGTACTATTTTCATTCCTATTGGCCTTGTTTCTCTTCATGCATCGCGAAGT GTTGTTGAAATTGTGGACCGATATGATATTGATTGTGTACCAGAACAATTTAAAAGCAATAAGCTGGGATATATTAAAGATAGCTCATATCCGAAAAATTGTTCTCGCACATTAAAG GTGAACAGATATATGAAAGCTCCAATTTACATCTACTATCAGCTTGATAACTACTATCAAAACCACCGAAG GTATGTCAAAAGTAGAAGTGATCAGCAACTCTTGCATGGATTAGGGTCCAATAAAACGAGTCTCTGTAAACCTGAACAGTCCAACAATGGTCTTCCAATTGTCCCATGTGGTTTGGTAGCATGGAGTTTGTTTAATGATACCTATAAATTTATTCGTGGGAAATCAGAATTGAATGTTAACAGGAAGAACATAGCATGGAAGAGTGACCGTGATCATAAATTTGGGAAGCATGTTTATCCCTTCAATTTCCAGAATGGGACCTTGATTGGGGGTGGAAAGCTAAATTCAAGTGTTCCT CTAAGTGATCAAGAAGATCTTATTGTATGGATGCGCACAGCTGCTCTCCCTAGCTTCCGGAAGTTGTATGGTagaattgaagaaaatttgCATGCAAATGATGTTATAGTAGTCAACCTAATGAACAACTACAACACTTATAGTTTTGGCGGGAAAAAGAAGCTCGTTCTTTCAACATCAAGCTGGTTGGGAGGAAAGAATGACTTCCCCGGGTTTGCCTACATTTTTGTTGGTTCTTATTGTATAGTCATCGCCATTATCTTCATGTTACTTCATGTGAAATATTCAAG GTTCCAGGTGTAA
- the LOC126726572 gene encoding pentatricopeptide repeat-containing protein At4g19191, mitochondrial-like, whose protein sequence is MTRPHMQRLRNLHLHLLHDTFPHFPTTQTKPFSTFSSLFNLCTKPQHLQQIHARFTLLGLHQNPTLSSKLIDCYANLGLLHLSQQVFISITNPSSALYNTILRNLSKFGDFERTLLVYHEMVVKSMYPDEDTYPFVLRSCSCFPDVEYGKKVHGHVLKLGFDSFDVVDTALVEMYRNCGVFENEQELVVRMSEWGLDYWNSLILEASQNGNSEESFRLFERMKVERVEPDSVTMINLLRSSVDLNSLKAGKAIHCLLVVSSLCKDLLVSTALLSMYAKLGCLKDAKLLFEKMPEKDCVVWNIMISAYSRNRHAHKSLELLSLMVNSGVRADLFTALPAISSIAQLKSIEWGKQLHAHVIRNGSDYQVSVHNSLIDMYCECCHLNSARKIFDLLENKTVVSWSTMIKGYVTHDQSVDALSLFAQMIAEGVRVDFITLINVLPACVSIGALENVKYLHGYSVKFGLNTLSSVNTALLISYAKCGCIEMARKIFDEEKINGKDLIMWNSIISAYAKHGDWSKCFDLYNQMEQSNLIPDQVTFLGLLTACVNSGLVEEGKECFKEMMETYGLQPIQEHYACMVDLLGRAGHINEARELVKTMPFKPDARVWGPLLSACKMHSETGLAEFAAEKLITMEPKNAGNYILLSNIYAAAGKWDGVAKMRSFLRDKGLKKTPGSSWLEVNGHVHEFRVADESHPRSDDIYTILRNIELEIKEAKYKKAEKLS, encoded by the coding sequence ATGACTAGGCCTCACATGCAGCGCTTAAGAaatctccatctccatctcctcCATGACACTTTCCCACATTTTCCCACCACCCAAACAAAACCTTTCAGCACCTTCTCTTCCCTCTTTAACCTCTGCACCAAACCCCAACACCTTCAACAAATCCATGCCAGGTTCACCCTTCTTGGCCTACACCAAAACCCAACGCTCTCTTCCAAACTCATTGACTGCTATGCCAACCTTGGCCTCCTCCATCTCTCCCAACAAGTCTTCATTTCCATTACCAATCCAAGTTCTGCTCTTTACAACACCATTTTGAGAAATTTGTCAAAGTTTGGTGATTTTGAGAGAACCCTTTTGGTGTACCATGAAATGGTCGTGAAGTCCATGTACCCAGATGAAGATACTTACCCTTTTGTTCTGAGGTCATGTTCTTGCTTCCCAGATGTTGAATATGGGAAAAAGGTTCATGGGCAtgttttgaaacttggtttTGATTCATTTGATGTGGTGGATACTGCTTTGGTTGAGATGTATAGGAACTGTGGTGTTTTTGAGAATGAGCAAGAACTGGTTGTAAGAATGTCAGAATGGGGTTTGGATTATTGGAACTCTCTGATTCTTGAGGCTTCTCAAAATGGAAATTCTGAGGAAAGTTTTAGGCTTTTTGAGAGAATGAAAGTGGAGAGAGTTGAGCCGGATTCAGTTACCATGATTAACTTGTTAAGGTCAAGCGTTGATTTGAACTCATTGAAGGCAGGAAAGGCTATTCATTGTTTGTTAGTAGTGAGCAGCTTGTGTAAGGATTTGTTAGTGAGTACTGCATTATTGTCTATGTATGCTAAGCTGGGTTGTTTGAAAGATGCAAAATTGCTATTTGAAAAAATGCCTGAGAAGGACTGTGTTGTTTGGAATATAATGATATCAGCCTATTCTCGAAATAGGCATGCCCATAAGTCCCTTGAATTATTAAGTCTTATGGTAAATTCAGGAGTGAGAGCTGATCTGTTCACAGCATTACCTGCAATTTCCTCAATTGCACAATTAAAGTCTATTGAGTGGGGCAAACAATTGCATGCTCATGTGATAAGAAATGGTTCGGACTATCAAGTATCAGTTCATAATTCTCTCATTGACATGTATTGTGAGTGTTGTCATTTAAATTCGGCTAGGAAGATTTTTGACTTATTGGAGAATAAGACTGTGGTTTCATGGAGCACAATGATTAAAGGATATGTGACCCATGATCAGTCTGTTGACGCTTTGTCTCTCTTTGCCCAGATGATAGCAGAAGGAGTCAGAGTCGATTTTATTACTCTTATTAATGTTTTGCCTGCTTGTGTCAGCATTGGGGCATTAGAAAATGTAAAATACCTTCATGGGTACTCAGTGAAATTTGGCCTTAACACACTTTCATCTGTTAATACAGCACTTCTTATCAGCTATGCAAAATGTGGATGCATAGAAATGGCCCGAAAGATTTTTGATGAGGAGAAAATCAATGGCAAAGATCTAATCATGTGGAACTCTATAATCAGTGCATATGCTAAGCATGGAGACTGGTCTAAATGTTTTGATCTGTACAACCAAATGGAGCAATCAAATTTGATACCAGATCAAGTAACCTTTCTTGGGCTATTGACAGCTTGTGTAAATTCAGGCCTTGTAGAAGAAGGTAAGGAGTGTTTCAAGGAGATGATGGAAACTTATGGTTTGCAACCAATCCAAGAACACTATGCTTGCATGGTGGATTTATTAGGGCGTGCTGGGCATATAAATGAAGCCAGAGAACTTGTAAAAACTATGCCCTTCAAACCAGATGCTCGGGTATGGGGCCCATTGTTAAGTGCTTGTAAGATGCACTCAGAAACTGGGCTTGCAGAGTTTGCCGCTGAGAAGCTTATAACCATGGAACCAAAAAATGCTGGAAATTACATATTGCTCTCCAATATTTATGCTGCAGCTGGAAAGTGGGATGGGGTCGCTAAAATGAGGAGCTTTCTTAGAGATAAAGGATTGAAGAAAACCCCTGGCTCTAGCTGGCTAGAAGTAAATGGACATGTACATGAGTTTCGTGTTGCTGATGAATCTCATCCTAGGTCGGATGATATATATACCATTTTAAGAAACATAGAGTTGGAAATCAAGGAGGCTAAATACAAGAAGGCAGAAAAGCTTTCTTAA
- the LOC126726571 gene encoding uncharacterized protein LOC126726571 — protein sequence MSLIAGSYEKYIWGFKLKPHPTPNGLTLTPLFSYPSHQSPITTVASCGAAAASGGADDTIHLYDLPSASYLGSLHDHSASVTSLSFYSPPHLSSFPRNLISASADGTVCIFDADPFVLLKSLRPHKKQINDLSVHPSGKLALTVARDSFLAMVNLVRGKRSFCGRLDKEASLVKFDASGDKFFMVVEDKVGVHEAEDARLVFELENPKQKRVLCASPGENGLLYTGGEDRSITAWDTNSGKVAYCIEDAHSVRLKGIVVLTRSDGSVSGDDPYLVASASSDGVIRVWDVRVAIKEKPNPLAEANTKSRLTCLAGSSLKSFKRPESGSSSIPKGEQDEEMEGS from the exons ATGAGTCTGATAGCAGGTTCGTACGAAAAATACATATGGGGTTTCAAGCTCAAGCCTCACCCAACCCCAAACGGCCTCACCTTAACCCCACTCTTCTCCTACCCATCTCACCAGTCTCCAATCACCACCGTCGCTTCATGCGGCGCCGCCGCCGCATCAGGCGGAGCCGACGACACAATCCACCTCTACGACCTCCCCTCAGCCTCCTACTTGGGTTCTCTCCATGACCACTCCGCTTCTGTCACTTCTCTCTCCTTCTACTCTCCACCCCACCTCTCTTCTTTCCCTCGCAACCTCATCTCCGCCTCCGCCGACGGCACCGTTTGTATTTTCGACGCCGACCCATTTGTCCTCCTCAAGTCTCTTCGCCCCCACAAGAAGCAAATCAATGATCTCTCTGTACACCCTTCTGGGAAGCTCGCTTTGACGGTTGCTAGGGACAGTTTTTTGGCTATGGTTAACTTGGTTCGTGGGAAGAGGAGCTTCTGTGGTCGGTTGGATAAGGAGGCTAGTTTGGTTAAGTTTGATGCTAGTGGGGACAAGTTTTTTATGGTTGTGGAGGATAAGGTTGGAGTGCACGAGGCTGAGGATGCTAGGTTGGTTTTTGAGTTGGAGAATCCCAAGCAGAAAAGGGTTCTTTGTGCCTCGCCCGGCGAG AATGGACTTCTATACACTGGTGGTGAGGACCGGAGCATTACAGCATGGGATACAAACAGTGGGAAGGTTGCATATTGCATTGAGGATGCACATTCTGTCCGTTTGAAAGGTATTGTAGTACTCACAAGAAGTGATGGATCTGTTTCTGGTGATGATCCATATTTAGTGGCATCTGCATCGTCGGATGGGGTTATACGTGTATGGGATGTTCGCGTGGCCATTAAGGAAAAGCCAAATCCGTTGGCTGAGGCTAATACAAAGTCAAGGCTAACCTGTCTTGCTGGATCATCTCTCAAAT CTTTCAAACGACCAGAATCTGGAAGCAGCAGTATTCCAAAAGGAGAGCAGGATGAAGAGATGGAAGGTTCATAA